The following is a genomic window from Solanum stenotomum isolate F172 unplaced genomic scaffold, ASM1918654v1 scaffold23186, whole genome shotgun sequence.
TCGACTACTTTCCGTAGACTTTGGTCTACTTCAAAAACATTGAAACCTATCGTCAATTCAAATGGAGGTTCTCTACTTAGCAAGCAAGTAAGGAATATTTTCAATTACACTCCAAAAACCTACTCACCTCAAGAATAGCGAGACCCCTTGTCTATTTGGTCGCTTGTTCGAAAGTGAGTTATAATATCAATATTTGATAATGATATTAGAATTTAATCAAGATTTTGAATATTGCTTCTACGAGATCCTCCCACCCCCACCCTCCCTCCATTTTTAAGcatttctaataaaaaaaaatagagtaatattgataaattgttatcttatgtttcttttataaataaatgctTGTGATTATAAACATTcaatacataattttataaaaaattactaaagtaatgattattcttttttgtaaaatttaaaataataagtctttaaagaaatataaactTACGGATAaagttttacattaaaaaaatcatgatttaaaatttctacatcattttttttttagaatttaaaatttgaatattaacTCAAATCACATATtcaaatactaatttaaaatcttaacttcatattatatattcaaatataagttaGGGTTTAAACTCGAAACAAATTTCTACCTCCTCCCCCTTCCTCGATTACgtctttttgcattttttctGTTTCCGGTAGTAGATGTTTCAAACATACTCCATACATCCCTTGCTGTTGCAATCATATTATTTACTGTACTAAACACACCAACAATCTTATCAAATATctctttattattataattatcatgGAGTTTTTATTTGGAGTTAACAAAGAAGATAACAATGGTGAATTTATTTATCATGTGGAATCCACCGTTAAATTTAAAACTTGTAGTTGATAAATCATGTTAGGTTTAGGATAAATGACccaaaacaaacattttttaCTATATACATCAAGGAACATTTCACTCAAGTGAGATATATATTAAGAATCAATATAAATCATTAtccatacattaaggactatttGATAATTTTCTCTTGATTTCAATGACAACACCAACACAGTTACATTCCCTACTTGTATTATTTACACTTCTTACCTATGTTTGTGTGAATACATGTAAATGGAAGTTTGATTTAGTATAATTGATCATTTACCAAAAGATGTACCTCCATACCATACACACCTCGAAaggaaaatcaaaatattacaaaacatAAGGAAAGTTTGGGTAGAACTTCAACTATACATCATACATCTCAAGACAAACTTTAAACTAAACTAACAATTCAACTATTATTATTTAAGTGATTATACGAGAAATCAACCAGATAAATTACTTGCGTTGCCAAATTTTCCAGCCCACAAAGACAGTTATTGCACTACCTACAATCATCCTGGTTGCATTCACAGTACTAACTGCACCAACGGCAGTACCCAATGCACCAACTCCAGCGCAGATAGTACCTACTGCACCAACTGCAGCAACAACAACACCCACTGTATCCACTACAGTAAAGAACGTATCTGCGGTAAACAAACCAGACGATTGCTCTGCACCAGCACCAGCACCACCAGTATCAGCTTTGAATTTCTTCTCACGATCCTGAAATTAGATTAGCTCATGATTTGCTTCattaaatctttaaaaataatgtacatcaccttaattttgaatatataatgtaattttttcgaAGAGATTTGGATGAACCGTTTGCTCTCACCTGTAATAATATGTCCTCTTGCATGTACAACATGGAAGAAGCTTCTTCAAAATTGGGGTGAGGACGCATTGATGATATTGTGTTTTTGAGGGGCAAGTATTGATTAGGCAAACCAGCAAGAAGTTGCAACACCATGTCTGAATCTGAGATTGGACTGTTAATTTCTGCTAGAGAATTGGCTAtggatttcaattttttcacaTAGGATTCGATGGGCTGAAAATCCTCTCTTCTGGTTCCGTGAAATTGAATTTGCAGTTGGGCTCGCCGGATTTGATCATCTTCAACTGAATTTGTGGAACTATTATTAGATTCATCTTTTCGAAAACTCATGCCTTCGTGCTTGTACACCATGAAACAAGCGTCTCCAAAAGTGGGAAGAGGCCACTTTGATGATATTGTGTTTTTGAGGGGCAAGTATTCAATAGGCAAACCAGCAAGAAGTTGCAACACCATGTTTGAATTTGAGATCTCATCGCCGATTTCTGCCAGGGAATCGGCGATGGACCTCAATCTTTTCACATAGGATTCGATTGTTTCGAGATCCCCTTTTCTGGTACTgtgaaattgaattttaagtTGAACTTGCCTGATCTGATCATCTTCAACTGAATTCGTGGAATTATCAGGTTCTTCATTTGGAAAATTCATTCTTAACTGACTGAACTCTGCTTCTATCTCTCTCGTTTTTCTTATTCTCTGAGTAGAGTAAAATATGAACCCTTTAGTACTGTTTGAATTAGTGTGTTATGATTCGTTTGGTACTAGTGATAATgaataactaattttaaaattaattttaagatgaatttatcttttttattttattttgataaaattattagattagTTAATagtgttatttttatttcacatagagaagaaaataataattttgaataattaatcTCAAAATAACTTGTACCTTGGTCAAACAAactcttaggggtcgtttggtttgaaaatgagttatgatgggataagttatgttgggataagttatgttgggattagttatgatggaataagttgtgttgggattattttttactgagtgtttggtttgttatattcaaaataataaattttaagaacaatttatttgtttacaaaaatgcccttcattaatgtaaaaagtgatataacaaNATTTCACATAGAGaaggaaataataattttgaataattaatcTCAAAATAACTTGTACCTCGGTCAAACAAACTCTTACTGtttaaaattttgatgttaattcaaatattaaccaATCTTCAAAAAAACATCTTTCACTTTGAATTTAGGTGttgaatctttaatttttttaatgtgattTGAGATGTTGAAttctttagtattttttaagataaaattttcataattatattatatatacaacatatgtttcataaaaaaatgatattttaaaaagtattttaacaAATTGTGATCAAAGAAAATACTGTTTGCCTATTTTATATGatactataatttatttttaaaaaataactcattttttatataataataaatagcataacttcaaaatttatctATTaccttaataaataaaatgatttataggTCTTGGGTTCAACTTCATGTGCAGCCCTATTTATTGATTAGTTTGCTAAatcatttcaaataatttttaaataatataaatcagTGTGATTggtgtaatttatagtactttttatataattttcaaataatataaatcaattttactctttttaatAATATCACATGCATATTTCATTCTTAAAAGTTATAGTCTTTGAGTTTCTTATCTCACTTCTAATATGTTTTGtagataaaatatcattaatgGAGTAATTAGCATTTTCAGAAATTAGGTGAAAAACTGAATAACCAAGTTTGAAAGAAATGTTATTCAAAGTACCTAAAGCTTAGAAGGAGAAAATGAGGGACTGGATAGCAACATTTTATTAGTATATTTTACACTTTACGATAAAAAGATTTTAAAGTAGTACGATGAAACAACATTATTGGTTACTTTTTATTTAACCACTTTATTGGTGGGTGAAGTCAAGAAATGTACTGTTCAGAATAtcaaagtatttatttatttcttaaattttttgaaaaaggaaaataatacatATCTGAATTAGCTTACTCGTGAAGTAAGTCATCTTGATTGATAGAGTGAGGAAATATGAAAGCTATAATGAAATAGacatatttttgtctttttccttgATGTACTTTTCATATTGGAACGCAAATTTCACGCAAGTTCTATAGTTTAGTAACAATACAGTGTTGCATATAATCAGTGGCGAATCTAGAATTTAGAGTTCGTGGATGTCAAATAGATTTAttgataataattataaaaaaaattaaaaattgtgtcagctgtttttccttaaaaaaacgtgcttggagcttttttttttcttaaaaaccGTATGcagcaaatttctcaaaaaaataagtaCAAATGGGATTCAAACCCGCAACATCAGCCTTCTAGTTGCCCTCCTACCGTGGCACCACAAGCCAATTTTGTTATGTGGGTGAcacgctttatatttatataaatattatatgtatatacctatgtatatatagagtttccgtcGAAGTTCGGAGATGGCGTGGCACCCCAGAGCCCTTCATAAATCCGCCACAAcatataatagaatatttattaATTCGCGATGGGACCCAAACTGCCTTACACATATTGGCTCCGTACAACTTCCCAAAGCAAAAAAGTTTCTAGGTCGTGTTTCGTATGAAAGAAGACACTCTCTTTAAGAAAGTAATTTATTTAACTTATGTTTGATAtacatgtaaaaaataatagtttaaaattattatatagaatttagataaatattatcataaaagaTGCGGGTATGAAATGATTGGGATGGGGGCTACAATGGATAGATGT
Proteins encoded in this region:
- the LOC125851169 gene encoding uncharacterized protein LOC125851169, translating into MNFPNEEPDNSTNSVEDDQIRQVQLKIQFHSTRKGDLETIESYVKRLRSIADSLAEIGDEISNSNMVLQLLAGLPIEYLPLKNTISSKWPLPTFGDACFMVYKHEGMSFRKDESNNSSTNSVEDDQIRRAQLQIQFHGTRREDFQPIESYVKKLKSIANSLAEINSPISDSDMVLQLLAGLPNQYLPLKNTISSMRPHPNFEEASSMLYMQEDILLQDYEEQFNADSGAAGAEQSSAMNNHYYYY